Below is a genomic region from Borreliella burgdorferi B31.
TTAAAATATTCATAATTCATTTATAGTAAAAGCTTTATTGTAAATAAATTTAAATAAAAAAAGGTAAAAAAATCAACATTAAGCCTCAAACCATAAATCGCTTTAAAACAAACAAAGCAGAAATAGAATAATCCAAACCTTTAAGTAGTATCAAAATTGTCGACTCTCTTCTTACAATAATATTTATATCCGCTTTTAAGCTATTACTATTAAGCATATTTAGGTAAATAACTTTGCAGGAAGAAATCTTTTATGTTTTGTAAACCTTCCTTAAAATTAATGGATTTTTCATTAGTTTTAACACTTCTTAATTATTTGTTCAACCAAAATATATTTGCCAACTTCTTTATCTTAGTATGATTCAGTAAGTCCAATAGATAGTGTTATTATGTGTAAATGTTATTTTAAATAATTTTAGTCTGGTAATATTAAAAGAGCAGCTCTTTAATAAAAAATCAAATGTAAATGTTTACTCTGAAAGCTCCGGATGCTAGATAATGGGATTAAGAAAAATCCGATAGTTATTATCCATCTTATCACATGGAGTTTGTTGTAATTGATAATTCATTTTTAAATTAAATGAATTATCAAATGTTATTTTTAATGGAATAGGGGCTAAAATATATACGATCAACCCCATATGTTGTCCCAGGAGGATTTGGATCCTTAATCGTGGCTTATTTTTAAATATATAATAATGATATTAATGCTAAGAAAAAAAATGGTTTAATATCTTGTACGTGTAGCAAATGTTTCCAAAATTATCATTAATGCTGCTTTATTGATAAGGGTTTTAAAGATATGCCCTATTTTTTTAAAAAAGCCATATTGAGCAAATTTATCAAATAATAATAGAAATAAATGATTACATGAATGTCTTGTGTGACAAATATTTTTATAGACTTATATGTCTATTTATATCCTATAAAAAATAAAACATAATAAAACATAACCAAAATAAATTATGTATACAAAAAGCTCAATAGAAAATGCTTAAGAATATTCTCTGTATTTTCCCAGTTATTACATTTATTATTTATTTATCTTTATTTTTAGGCTTAACTGCAGTATAAGTAGCTCTTAGCTTCTCAATGGCAGCAATCATTTTGTCTACCTCCGCACCTTTTTCCTTATTAGCAAACATTTTGGCTCTTTCAAATCTATTCTCATTATCAAAAGCTATGCCTGCAATAGCACCCACAACAACATCAACAGCATGGTCTCCTTTATTGCCATTAGCATACTTTTCAGTAGCATCCTTAAATTCATTAACAGCTGTAATAAATTCGGCAGAAGATAATCTAGATACTATAACAGCAAAAGCATTGGCATAAGCCACACTAGCTGTTTCTATGGTCTTTTCGGAAATAGAAAGAATATTGTTAACTTTTTTTAAGTTATCTACATTTTCTTTTCTTTCCTCATTATTATTGCCTTCATCTATTGTAAAGCTTGTTATTTTTTTTATTTTATCTTCAGCTTCTTTAGCTATTGTTATAGCCCTCTTGTATTCCTCAATTGCATTGTCTAGAGCTTTGGGGCAATAATCTTGTGTAGTCTCCTTTAGCATTTGGTTAAGTTTAGTATACTCTTCATCTAGTTTATTTTTTTCTAGGTCGTTAAGGGCTTGACTACGCCTTGCAGAAGGGCCCTCGCTAAAACATCCAATACTATTATAATTGGCACAACCAGAATAAGTTGCAATGGTATTATAAGAGCGTGTATATTTGTTATAAATAGAATTGAGTATCCCTTGATATGTTATAGTTTTTACAAAAAAAGCCTTAAGCTTATCCATATCTTCTTCGGTTAATTTGCCAGTAGTATTTTCTTGGTTGTATTTACTAATACTAGAATCAGGGTCATCATTAAGCATAAGTTCACTATTAGCATGTTCTGTAACTTGATCCAAAGCAACTTTACTAGCAGTAGTATCACCTTTTTTGTTTCCGTCTTGTTCTAAAATGACTGAACCTATATTGTCAATCTCTCTAGTATCACCATTTAGAGATGTATTTTTTTTATTTGTATCATCACTTCCATAGAATTTGCATGATACAAACATTGTTGTTACTAATATTAAAATAAACGTATTGCCTTTTATCATTCTTTTTTTATTCTCCCCTTAATTTATTTATTAAGTTTAAATAAATTTAAGCGATAATATATATTAAATATATTATATTGCTTTATTCTGTATAATGAAAGTAGAATATTGGTTTTTGATAGGTGTTTTATTGAGTCGCAAATGCACGGTTGTTTGTTTCTATTTTTTACCTAATATATAGGGAAGATAAGCTGATAATAATACATATATCATATATGATTTAAAAAGATAACTACGATGATTGGGGGGGGTAAGAAAGTACTTTTGATAAGTTGATTCTAGTGATTTATTAAGTAAGACAGACATAAAGTGATTAAATTGATTAGTTTGGATATGGGGCTTTTTAAAGAGTTTTGTAGCTCATATCTTCTTTTTCGATAGTATTTTAGTTAAATTCATATGGCAATAATGGGCTTCTTGGGAGGCATTAGTATTAATTTTAAATAGGATGTGAAAGTATGTGAGAGGAGAGAAGAATTTTATAAGATTAATGTTTTGTTTAAAGACTCTTCTATCATAGATAAAGAAAATTATATTGAATATTACAGAACATAGTTTTTGGTGTAAAACCCTAATTTTATTTTATTCTAAAGCGCAACTTTTTTATAAACATCACACAGCTTGTCGATAGCTCTTATCATCTTGTCTACCTCGTCTCCTCTATAATTACGAGCAAACATTTTTGCTCTTGCAAACTCATCTTTAAATTTGACATAAGGCATACTAGAAATAGTGCCTACAATAACATTGACAGCATTGTCTCCTTTATTTCCATTAGCATATTGTTTAGCAGCATCATTAAACTCTTTAACAGCTTGCTTAAATTCGCTACAAGATAAGCTAGATGTTGCAATAGCAAAAGCATCAGCATAAGATCGGCTGGCTTTCTCAATAGTTTTTTTAATAATAAGAAGAACATCTCTAACTATTTTTAAATTATCTATATTTCTTTTCTTTTCGTCATCGGCAGCACTTTGAGCTGTTGCATAGTCTTTTACTGTCTCTATTTTACTTTCAGCTTCAATAGCCTGCTTTATGGCTTCCTTATACTGTGCAATAGAATCATCTAAATTTTTTTTGTAATAACTAGGCACAGCACTCTTTAACATTGTGCTAAGCTGAGTGTACTTTTCGTCTAGTTTTAACTTCTCTAGATCAGCAAGAGCTTGTTTACGTTTTTCAGAAGGTCCTACACTAAAACACTCAATGCGATACGTATCACAGCTGCCATAGGTATCAATGGTATTATAATAGCCTGTATATTTGTTATAAATGGAATCTAGGCTAGATTGATATGTTTTAGTTGTGCTAAAAAAAGCATTAAGCTTTTTTTTATCTTCTTCATTTAAT
It encodes:
- a CDS encoding lipoprotein, translated to MIKGNTFILILVTTMFVSCKFYGSDDTNKKNTSLNGDTREIDNIGSVILEQDGNKKGDTTASKVALDQVTEHANSELMLNDDPDSSISKYNQENTTGKLTEEDMDKLKAFFVKTITYQGILNSIYNKYTRSYNTIATYSGCANYNSIGCFSEGPSARRSQALNDLEKNKLDEEYTKLNQMLKETTQDYCPKALDNAIEEYKRAITIAKEAEDKIKKITSFTIDEGNNNEERKENVDNLKKVNNILSISEKTIETASVAYANAFAVIVSRLSSAEFITAVNEFKDATEKYANGNKGDHAVDVVVGAIAGIAFDNENRFERAKMFANKEKGAEVDKMIAAIEKLRATYTAVKPKNKDK
- a CDS encoding lipoprotein codes for the protein MKRKSNICISLLVTILFVSCKFFGNKSASKEKEETSFSDTASKISKSGTAASSDKQEKNTSDVTGDAKKHTSSPYMLADALIVSDTTNRDRDKQENKDKLNEEDKKKLNAFFSTTKTYQSSLDSIYNKYTGYYNTIDTYGSCDTYRIECFSVGPSEKRKQALADLEKLKLDEKYTQLSTMLKSAVPSYYKKNLDDSIAQYKEAIKQAIEAESKIETVKDYATAQSAADDEKKRNIDNLKIVRDVLLIIKKTIEKASRSYADAFAIATSSLSCSEFKQAVKEFNDAAKQYANGNKGDNAVNVIVGTISSMPYVKFKDEFARAKMFARNYRGDEVDKMIRAIDKLCDVYKKVAL